Proteins co-encoded in one Desulfosalsimonas propionicica genomic window:
- a CDS encoding metal ABC transporter permease, whose protein sequence is MIEALQFEFMQNALYAGLFASLICGIIGTFVVVNRMVFLTGGIAHAAYGGIGAALFFGIPYIYGTMGFSLAAALIMTAVTLRVPHRSDTFIGVLWAVGMALGVILVDLTPGYNVDLMSYLFGSILAVPASDIWWMLALGAVTLALTLYFYRDLIAISYDMEFAQLQGVRVNFLYFLFMAMVAVAIVLIIRVVGLLLVIALLSIPPYIAEKYAPSLGMMMIFAVGLSAVFNVAGLWMAYHFDLSSGASIILVAAAGFFISLFIDTIISVRHKKQRSKI, encoded by the coding sequence ATGATCGAGGCCCTGCAGTTTGAATTCATGCAAAACGCCCTGTATGCGGGGCTTTTTGCCTCCCTGATATGCGGAATCATCGGCACATTCGTGGTTGTCAACCGGATGGTATTTTTAACCGGCGGCATTGCCCATGCCGCCTACGGGGGCATCGGTGCGGCCCTGTTTTTCGGAATCCCTTATATTTACGGAACCATGGGCTTTTCCCTGGCCGCGGCCCTGATCATGACGGCAGTCACCCTCAGGGTCCCCCACCGCTCTGATACCTTCATCGGCGTGCTCTGGGCCGTTGGCATGGCCCTGGGCGTGATCCTGGTGGACCTGACCCCGGGCTACAACGTGGATCTCATGAGCTACCTGTTTGGCAGCATCCTTGCCGTTCCGGCCTCGGATATCTGGTGGATGCTCGCCCTGGGTGCGGTGACCCTGGCGCTGACCCTGTATTTTTACCGGGACCTGATCGCCATTTCCTATGACATGGAATTTGCACAGCTGCAAGGAGTGCGGGTCAATTTTCTCTATTTTCTGTTCATGGCCATGGTGGCCGTGGCCATCGTGTTGATCATACGGGTGGTGGGCTTGCTTCTGGTCATTGCCCTGCTGTCGATCCCGCCTTATATTGCCGAAAAATACGCCCCCTCCCTGGGGATGATGATGATTTTTGCCGTGGGCCTTTCAGCGGTTTTCAATGTTGCCGGACTGTGGATGGCCTATCACTTTGATTTAAGTTCCGGGGCCAGCATTATTCTGGTGGCTGCGGCCGGGTTTTTCATCTCCCTTTTCATTGACACAATCATCAGCGTACGGCATAAAAAACAACGGTCAAAAATATGA
- a CDS encoding metal ABC transporter solute-binding protein, Zn/Mn family, producing MKPSAKTRFPIPGTAVFLALVLLLTTALAAAAGPSAFVSIQPQKYFVERIGGDAVDVKVMVAPGAHPAVYEPSPRQMAALSKANLYFTAGVPFEDAWLKKIRAANPDLKIVHTDDWIQKQPIDRNASRDGDHGHAHGNKDPHIWLSPPLVMVQARHIMAALSRTDPENADTYEANGQKFISELAQLDTRLRQMFAQHSGGRRFLVFHPSWGYFAGAYGLEQIPVEISGKAPKAADIQRLITLARKNDIQTVLIQPQVSSKSAETIARAIDGQVVSADPLAENWPENLVEVAGKILEAAR from the coding sequence ATGAAACCCTCAGCAAAAACCCGTTTTCCAATCCCCGGGACAGCTGTTTTTTTGGCACTGGTTTTGCTGCTGACAACGGCTTTGGCGGCTGCGGCCGGCCCGTCCGCCTTTGTCAGCATTCAACCCCAGAAATATTTTGTGGAGCGCATCGGCGGCGACGCCGTGGATGTAAAAGTGATGGTGGCCCCGGGAGCGCACCCGGCCGTATATGAGCCCTCACCCCGGCAGATGGCCGCCCTTTCCAAAGCCAATCTGTATTTTACCGCAGGCGTGCCGTTTGAAGACGCGTGGCTGAAAAAAATCCGGGCCGCAAATCCGGATCTGAAAATCGTGCACACAGACGACTGGATCCAAAAGCAGCCCATTGACAGAAACGCCAGTAGGGATGGGGATCACGGCCATGCGCATGGCAATAAAGATCCCCATATATGGCTATCCCCGCCCCTGGTGATGGTCCAGGCCAGACACATCATGGCCGCCCTGAGCCGGACGGACCCGGAGAATGCAGATACCTATGAGGCCAATGGCCAAAAATTTATTTCTGAACTGGCGCAACTTGACACAAGGCTTCGGCAGATGTTTGCACAACACTCCGGGGGCCGCAGATTTCTGGTGTTTCACCCCTCCTGGGGTTATTTTGCAGGCGCCTACGGCCTGGAGCAAATCCCGGTGGAAATATCCGGCAAAGCCCCGAAAGCCGCGGACATCCAACGGCTGATCACTCTTGCCCGGAAAAATGACATTCAAACCGTTCTCATTCAGCCACAGGTTTCCTCGAAATCAGCCGAAACCATTGCCAGGGCCATTGACGGCCAGGTGGTATCCGCCGATCCCCTGGCGGAAAACTGGCCGGAAAACCTTGTCGAGGTGGCCGGCAAAATCCTGGAGGCAGCCAGATAA
- a CDS encoding sigma-54 interaction domain-containing protein — MNIGDHWKTIFDTLHDGLIVVDTSGCIVALNPAAEEITGFAAEELQGRSCRILNCTGCKFVGKGSGDKWCRLFAVGGVRDKQCMITKKDRRTVHILKSARVLRDASGEMIGAVETLTDISQLVRQQEEIKSLKQTCQPGDSFYGILGQAPVMLNLYGMIDNVARSDAPVMITGQSGTGKEMVARAVHQAGGRREKPFIKVNCAALNESLLESELFGHVKGAFTGADRSRIGRFEAADQGTIFLDEIGDIPPSTQVKLLRVLEEKKIERVGDHNPISVDVRIVTATNKDLENLVRQGTFREDLYFRINVFPLQCPPLAAHPEDIPLLTSHFISRNMIHSDKDIAGISPAALDRLMAYDWPGNVRELRNTVEYAFVLCPGGTIDEIHLPARVRGFVRPPSAPPAVNGDETGQRGLLEQTLRQTGWNQSETARILGVSRVTVWKRIRKFGIERPWAAGSR; from the coding sequence ATGAATATCGGGGACCACTGGAAAACCATTTTTGACACCCTCCACGACGGGTTGATTGTCGTGGACACCTCCGGCTGCATTGTTGCGCTCAACCCCGCGGCCGAGGAGATTACCGGTTTTGCTGCAGAGGAGCTTCAGGGCCGCTCCTGCAGGATACTGAACTGCACAGGATGTAAGTTTGTGGGCAAGGGCAGCGGGGATAAGTGGTGCAGGCTGTTTGCCGTGGGCGGGGTGAGGGACAAGCAGTGCATGATCACCAAAAAAGATCGCCGGACCGTGCATATTCTAAAAAGCGCCAGGGTCCTGCGCGATGCATCCGGGGAGATGATCGGGGCCGTGGAGACCCTTACTGATATTTCCCAGCTCGTTCGGCAGCAGGAGGAAATCAAATCCCTGAAACAGACCTGCCAGCCCGGGGATTCTTTTTACGGAATCCTGGGACAGGCTCCGGTAATGCTCAATCTGTATGGAATGATAGACAACGTGGCCCGTTCGGATGCACCGGTGATGATCACCGGGCAAAGCGGAACAGGCAAGGAAATGGTCGCCCGGGCGGTCCACCAGGCGGGCGGGCGCAGGGAAAAACCCTTTATCAAGGTCAACTGTGCGGCTTTAAACGAAAGTCTTCTGGAAAGCGAGCTTTTCGGTCATGTCAAGGGGGCGTTTACAGGTGCGGACCGCTCCCGGATCGGGCGGTTTGAAGCCGCCGACCAGGGCACCATCTTCCTTGACGAAATCGGCGATATCCCGCCTTCCACACAGGTGAAGCTGCTTCGTGTGCTGGAGGAAAAAAAGATCGAACGGGTGGGGGATCACAATCCCATATCCGTGGATGTGCGCATTGTCACGGCAACCAATAAGGATTTGGAAAACCTGGTCCGGCAGGGGACATTTCGGGAAGACCTGTATTTCCGGATCAACGTGTTTCCCCTCCAATGCCCGCCCCTGGCCGCGCATCCCGAGGATATTCCACTTCTGACGAGCCATTTCATCAGCCGCAACATGATCCATTCAGATAAGGATATTGCCGGCATCAGCCCGGCGGCCCTGGATCGGCTTATGGCTTATGACTGGCCCGGCAACGTCCGGGAACTGCGCAATACCGTCGAGTATGCCTTTGTCCTGTGCCCGGGCGGCACAATTGATGAAATTCATCTCCCCGCCCGGGTCAGGGGTTTTGTCCGGCCGCCTTCGGCCCCGCCGGCTGTCAATGGCGATGAGACCGGGCAGCGGGGGTTGCTGGAACAGACCCTGCGGCAAACCGGCTGGAACCAGTCCGAAACCGCCCGGATTCTGGGCGTCAGCCGGGTGACTGTCTGGAAGAGAATCCGGAAATTCGGAATTGAGCGTCCCTGGGCAGCCGGTTCCAGGTAA
- a CDS encoding metal ABC transporter ATP-binding protein has protein sequence MDDPVIELSNVSFSYDGVPVVQNASFTVAQKEFLAIIGPNGGGKSTLVKLMLGLLKPDAGRIRVLGKRPKKVSHCFGYVPQDVSINRSFPISVLDVVLMGRLRRHKGVRIRQQDYEAACHFLELLGVAQYKERRIDDLSGGQRERVFIARALTTDPDILILDEPTASVDTAGRTELYALLRDLNRTKTIIVVSHDLMVMSSYVTAVACVNQQVYYHDKNEITNEMLDMGYQCPVELIAHGQPHRILKTHEEGP, from the coding sequence ATGGATGATCCCGTTATTGAACTCAGCAATGTCAGTTTTTCCTATGACGGCGTTCCCGTGGTCCAAAACGCCTCGTTCACCGTGGCACAAAAGGAATTTCTGGCCATTATCGGGCCCAACGGCGGCGGCAAGTCCACCCTGGTCAAGCTGATGCTGGGCCTTTTGAAGCCGGATGCCGGCCGGATCCGGGTTTTGGGCAAGCGGCCCAAAAAAGTATCCCACTGCTTCGGTTACGTTCCCCAGGACGTGTCCATCAACCGATCATTTCCCATATCGGTTTTAGACGTTGTCCTGATGGGCCGGCTCCGGCGGCACAAAGGCGTGCGCATCCGGCAGCAGGATTATGAGGCGGCCTGCCATTTTCTCGAACTGCTGGGCGTGGCCCAATACAAGGAGCGCAGAATCGATGACCTGTCCGGCGGCCAGCGGGAGCGGGTTTTTATCGCACGGGCCCTGACCACGGATCCGGACATCCTGATTCTCGACGAGCCCACCGCGAGCGTGGATACAGCAGGCCGCACCGAACTCTATGCCCTTTTGCGGGATTTAAACCGCACCAAGACCATTATCGTGGTCAGCCATGACCTGATGGTCATGTCTTCTTACGTAACCGCTGTTGCCTGCGTCAACCAGCAGGTTTACTACCACGACAAAAATGAAATCACAAATGAGATGCTTGACATGGGATACCAATGTCCTGTGGAACTCATTGCCCACGGCCAGCCCCACCGGATCCTGAAAACCCACGAGGAAGGCCCATGA
- a CDS encoding acetyl-CoA C-acetyltransferase, protein MPQAVIVSAARTPLGAFNGSLGNTGATDLGAHVITEAIQRAGISKESVNEVIMGQVLPCGYGQNPARQAAVRAGLPWEVECLTLNKVCGSALKSVMLAAQAIGAGDAEVVVAGGMENMSMAPYYLEKARFGYRMGAGTLQDHMIHDGLWDIVNDFHMGVSNELCSEKYNVSREDQDRYAEMSYNRAIEAVESGRFKQEIAPVPIRDRKGNTTEFAVDENPKPTPFETLSKMKPAFRKDGKGTAGNASIISDGASAVVVMSDTRAKELGLTPMARIGAQASAGIDMKYVLVAPILAIPKCLNKIGMTAKDMDLLEINEAFSGSTVAVIKELGLDTDKVNVNGGSVSLGHPIGASGARVLTTLLYEMIRRDLQNGIASLCLGGGEAVAMTVHR, encoded by the coding sequence ATGCCGCAAGCCGTTATCGTCAGTGCAGCAAGAACCCCCCTGGGCGCCTTTAACGGCAGCCTGGGCAACACCGGCGCAACAGATCTGGGCGCCCATGTGATCACCGAAGCCATCCAGCGGGCGGGCATTTCCAAAGAATCGGTCAACGAGGTCATCATGGGCCAGGTGCTTCCCTGCGGCTACGGCCAGAACCCGGCCCGCCAAGCCGCAGTCAGGGCCGGACTGCCCTGGGAGGTGGAATGCCTGACCCTTAACAAAGTATGCGGATCTGCATTAAAATCCGTGATGCTCGCCGCCCAGGCCATTGGCGCCGGAGATGCCGAGGTGGTGGTGGCCGGCGGGATGGAAAACATGAGTATGGCCCCCTATTACCTGGAAAAAGCCAGATTCGGCTACCGCATGGGTGCGGGCACTCTCCAGGACCACATGATCCACGACGGTCTGTGGGATATTGTCAATGATTTTCACATGGGGGTTTCAAACGAGCTGTGCTCTGAAAAATACAATGTTTCGCGCGAAGACCAGGACCGGTACGCAGAAATGTCCTATAACCGGGCAATAGAGGCTGTGGAATCGGGCCGTTTCAAGCAGGAAATCGCACCGGTGCCCATCCGGGACCGCAAGGGCAACACAACGGAATTTGCCGTGGATGAAAACCCCAAGCCCACCCCGTTTGAAACCCTGTCGAAAATGAAGCCGGCTTTCCGCAAAGACGGCAAGGGAACGGCCGGAAACGCGTCGATTATCAGCGACGGGGCATCGGCCGTGGTTGTCATGAGCGACACCCGGGCAAAGGAACTGGGCTTGACCCCCATGGCCCGCATTGGCGCCCAGGCCTCTGCCGGCATTGACATGAAATACGTACTGGTGGCCCCGATTCTGGCCATTCCCAAGTGCCTGAACAAAATCGGCATGACCGCAAAAGACATGGATCTGCTTGAAATCAACGAGGCGTTTTCCGGCTCCACCGTGGCGGTGATCAAGGAACTGGGCCTGGACACCGACAAGGTCAACGTCAATGGCGGCAGCGTTTCTCTGGGCCATCCCATCGGCGCAAGCGGGGCCCGGGTGCTGACCACCCTGCTCTATGAAATGATCCGCAGGGATCTTCAAAACGGCATCGCCTCTTTGTGCCTGGGCGGCGGCGAAGCCGTGGCCATGACCGTGCACAGATAA
- the yidD gene encoding membrane protein insertion efficiency factor YidD, protein MIDFYQGPLDHLNAVRTGQCPMYPSCSQYASQAVEKHGPAVGAMLACDRLIRCGRSELDYAPKIPVNGKWRYYDPVSANDFWFSDTPP, encoded by the coding sequence GTGATTGATTTTTACCAGGGCCCCCTGGACCATTTGAATGCGGTGCGCACGGGCCAATGCCCCATGTATCCGTCCTGCTCGCAATACGCCAGCCAGGCCGTGGAAAAACACGGGCCGGCTGTGGGCGCCATGCTTGCCTGCGACCGGTTGATCAGATGCGGCCGCAGCGAGCTGGATTACGCCCCTAAAATTCCAGTTAACGGAAAGTGGAGATATTATGATCCGGTTTCCGCAAACGATTTCTGGTTTTCAGATACACCGCCCTAA